From the Polynucleobacter sp. MWH-UH35A genome, one window contains:
- a CDS encoding heme-binding protein: MTATKPYLTQADVQKILDAANKHAAANNWAVTIAVCDDGGHMLGLIRRDGCAPVSAYIAQEKARTAAMGKRESRVYEEIINNGRTSFLSAPHISGMLEGGVNIEVNGFTIGAVGVSGVKSTEDAETAKAGIAAIL, encoded by the coding sequence ATGACTGCTACTAAACCTTACTTAACTCAAGCTGATGTTCAAAAGATTTTGGATGCAGCAAACAAACACGCTGCCGCTAACAATTGGGCAGTGACGATTGCCGTTTGTGATGATGGCGGTCATATGTTGGGTTTAATTCGTCGTGATGGTTGTGCTCCTGTATCCGCTTACATTGCTCAAGAAAAAGCACGTACTGCTGCAATGGGTAAACGCGAGAGCCGTGTCTATGAAGAAATTATTAATAACGGCCGCACTTCTTTCTTATCTGCCCCACATATTTCAGGCATGTTGGAGGGTGGCGTCAATATCGAGGTAAATGGGTTTACCATCGGCGCAGTCGGCGTTTCCGGCGTTAAATCGACCGAGGATGCTGAGACCGCTAAGGCTGGCATTGCGGCCATTCTGTAA
- the tsaE gene encoding tRNA (adenosine(37)-N6)-threonylcarbamoyltransferase complex ATPase subunit type 1 TsaE encodes MAQTQATTIKAEPLTSIERYCRQEGDTASLAKQLATSFAYFLTQQPRSHLNISLEGNLGAGKTTFTRYLIQAMGHQGKVKSPTYTLCELYPLQLQQQDITVHHFDLYRMRDPLEWQEAGFAEYFDVPGLCLIEWPEKAEGTLPAFDIQIQLSAGADENERTIKISALSESGLAALKDIELK; translated from the coding sequence ATGGCTCAAACACAAGCAACGACAATAAAAGCAGAACCACTGACCTCAATAGAACGCTATTGTAGGCAAGAGGGGGATACCGCATCCCTAGCCAAGCAGTTAGCAACCAGTTTTGCGTACTTTCTGACTCAGCAACCAAGGTCACATCTAAACATTTCTCTCGAGGGTAATCTGGGCGCTGGCAAAACAACGTTTACGAGATACCTTATTCAGGCGATGGGTCATCAAGGCAAAGTAAAAAGCCCAACCTATACATTATGTGAGCTCTACCCACTCCAACTACAGCAACAAGACATCACGGTTCATCATTTTGATTTATATCGCATGCGCGATCCATTGGAATGGCAAGAAGCAGGATTCGCAGAGTACTTTGACGTTCCTGGACTTTGTTTGATTGAATGGCCAGAAAAAGCAGAAGGTACCCTGCCCGCTTTTGATATTCAGATTCAGCTAAGTGCAGGCGCAGATGAAAATGAACGCACTATCAAGATTAGCGCCCTAAGTGAATCTGGACTGGCTGCCTTAAAAGATATTGAACTGAAGTAA
- the queG gene encoding tRNA epoxyqueuosine(34) reductase QueG: MSLSANPKPLDESNLRDWLKTQALALGFDGMRITDTQLGPATERLQAWLAEGRHGQMEYMQRHAELRSNPELLVPGAVRVICVSMNYLPPETDFDAEWQRLEDPTQAVVSIYARGRDYHKVLRNRLQEFANLIEERIGKLGYRVFTDSAPLMEVELARKAGLGWRGKHTLLLNRESGSTFFLGEILVDVPLPIDQETEEHCGTCTSCIDVCPTQAITAPYQLDARRCISYLSIENPGAIPVEFRKAMGNRVYGCDDCQLICPWNKFAKRTELPDFARRHGLGQATLLQLWSWTEQEFEQRHEGSAIRRIGYIRWRRNLAVAMGNALASTKVDHADKESLRAALNEALPVADDLVAEHIQWALAVTS, encoded by the coding sequence ATGTCTTTATCTGCCAATCCTAAACCCTTGGATGAGTCCAATCTGCGTGATTGGCTCAAAACTCAGGCTTTGGCCTTGGGGTTTGATGGCATGCGCATTACCGACACCCAATTAGGTCCTGCAACAGAGCGTTTACAGGCATGGCTAGCTGAGGGGCGTCATGGGCAAATGGAATATATGCAGCGCCATGCCGAGTTGCGCTCTAATCCTGAGCTTTTAGTTCCCGGCGCAGTGCGCGTGATTTGTGTGTCGATGAACTATTTGCCGCCTGAGACTGATTTTGATGCTGAGTGGCAGCGACTAGAGGACCCGACTCAAGCAGTCGTATCAATATATGCCAGGGGGCGCGATTATCACAAAGTGCTTCGCAATCGTTTGCAAGAGTTTGCCAATCTTATTGAAGAGCGTATTGGCAAGTTAGGGTATCGCGTATTCACAGATTCAGCTCCGCTAATGGAAGTAGAGCTGGCACGCAAAGCAGGATTGGGTTGGCGCGGCAAGCACACACTCTTGCTCAACCGTGAATCTGGCTCCACGTTTTTCTTGGGTGAAATCCTAGTAGATGTCCCACTGCCAATCGATCAAGAGACCGAAGAGCATTGCGGTACCTGCACATCCTGCATAGATGTTTGTCCAACCCAGGCCATCACTGCGCCTTACCAATTGGACGCCAGAAGATGCATCTCCTATCTCTCGATTGAGAATCCAGGCGCTATCCCAGTTGAATTCAGAAAAGCTATGGGTAATCGGGTCTACGGGTGCGATGACTGTCAACTTATATGTCCTTGGAATAAATTTGCTAAGCGCACTGAACTGCCAGACTTTGCGAGGCGGCATGGACTTGGTCAAGCTACGCTCTTGCAACTCTGGTCATGGACTGAGCAAGAGTTTGAACAACGCCATGAAGGTAGTGCTATTCGTAGAATTGGCTACATCAGATGGCGACGAAATTTGGCAGTTGCCATGGGTAATGCGCTTGCGAGCACGAAAGTAGATCACGCAGATAAAGAATCATTGCGCGCCGCACTCAACGAAGCCCTTCCTGTTGCTGATGATTTGGTGGCGGAGCATATTCAGTGGGCATTAGCAGTTACTTCGTAA
- a CDS encoding AzlC family ABC transporter permease, which produces MSSADQPYIDPSEIALESSAAERFKNRHDAFWSGIRDAVGAPALVLFAGMVGFGAMGKTNGFDIWFTSATSLFMFALPGQVVLLEMAITGSSAIAIALAVTLTATRFITMTVTLFPQFHHKDRNRSLYASVHLLAMTAWAISMREFHSIETRHRLSYFVGLGLVCWLISVPGTILGYLLAGMVPPPVTLGLVFINPLFFLLTFTEVKPWINRIAILLGCIFGPIFFFIDRDTSLLTAGLVAGTIAYFIDRKFLRKKAGVFG; this is translated from the coding sequence ATGTCATCAGCAGACCAACCGTATATTGATCCCAGCGAAATCGCACTAGAAAGCTCCGCGGCCGAACGCTTCAAAAATCGTCATGATGCATTTTGGTCTGGCATTCGTGATGCGGTTGGTGCTCCTGCATTGGTGCTCTTTGCTGGCATGGTTGGTTTTGGGGCAATGGGCAAGACCAATGGCTTTGATATTTGGTTCACTTCCGCTACCAGCTTATTTATGTTTGCCCTTCCTGGGCAGGTGGTGTTGCTGGAGATGGCCATCACCGGATCATCTGCAATTGCAATTGCCCTGGCAGTCACCTTAACTGCCACCCGTTTTATTACGATGACAGTGACGCTCTTTCCACAGTTTCATCACAAGGATCGCAATCGCAGTCTATATGCTTCCGTGCATCTATTGGCGATGACTGCTTGGGCTATCTCCATGCGTGAATTTCATTCAATCGAAACTCGCCACCGCCTTAGCTACTTTGTAGGTCTTGGCTTGGTGTGTTGGCTCATTTCTGTTCCAGGAACAATTTTGGGCTATCTCTTGGCGGGAATGGTACCCCCTCCCGTAACTTTGGGACTCGTATTTATTAATCCCTTATTCTTTTTGCTAACCTTTACCGAGGTAAAGCCTTGGATTAATCGGATCGCTATTTTGTTGGGATGTATCTTTGGACCAATATTTTTCTTTATCGACCGTGATACTAGTTTGCTAACAGCTGGTTTAGTTGCGGGTACCATCGCTTACTTCATTGACCGAAAATTCTTGCGCAAGAAAGCAGGGGTGTTTGGCTGA
- a CDS encoding AzlD domain-containing protein — MNAIQSALTGWWLWIALVGACLGTYFCRAIGVTLSQRINQDSEIFRWLAAVTYAMVAALTVRLIVMPLGLLATVPLWIRILICVLSIAVMMSRPTRRLVPALLTGTILMVSYGVMR, encoded by the coding sequence ATGAATGCGATTCAGAGTGCGCTGACTGGTTGGTGGTTATGGATTGCTCTGGTTGGCGCCTGTTTGGGAACTTATTTCTGTCGTGCAATTGGGGTAACACTTTCTCAGCGCATTAACCAAGATAGCGAAATCTTTCGCTGGTTAGCTGCTGTTACTTACGCTATGGTTGCCGCACTCACTGTGCGACTGATTGTGATGCCTTTGGGTTTGCTGGCAACCGTTCCCTTATGGATCCGAATATTGATTTGCGTCTTGAGTATCGCCGTCATGATGTCTAGGCCAACTCGTCGCTTAGTGCCAGCCTTATTAACTGGCACTATTTTGATGGTCTCCTACGGAGTGATGCGCTAG
- a CDS encoding DEAD/DEAH box helicase — protein sequence MTNTATDINSSTGVSDAAPSVAPTATITFADFGLDPKIQKAVLEQGYNTPTPIQAQSIPHVLAGSDLMGAAQTGTGKTAAFVLPIIQKILRHASNSASPARHPIRALVLTPTRELAVQVAENAASYSKHTDLRAAVVYGGVDMKEQVAILRNGVEILIATPGRLLDHIGSKVANLSQVEILVLDEADRMLDMGFLPDLQRIINLIPVQRQTLLFSATFSPEIKKLAQSYLRTPVTVEVARQNAAADTVKQVVHMVSAADKQRAIVKVLEARTRAGLSRQCIIFTNSRLGCAKLARALERDGIKAGAIHGDKSQGERTLTLDAFKSGAIEALVATDVAARGLDIPDMPCVINHELPFNAEDFIHRIGRTGRAGSKGDAIALVDASEKRLLDDIEKLMKRKLDVQPLPAGEPSHSRSSSPGTSTKVSDPFFYKPYEPSTAPLSSADTVKPEEKKVGITPAKPAVGALLGGFKKK from the coding sequence TTGACAAATACTGCTACTGATATAAATTCATCTACAGGGGTTAGCGATGCTGCCCCTAGTGTTGCCCCCACAGCAACAATTACTTTTGCTGACTTTGGTTTAGACCCGAAAATTCAAAAAGCGGTTCTGGAGCAGGGTTACAACACCCCAACTCCGATTCAAGCGCAATCCATTCCACATGTATTGGCTGGAAGTGATTTGATGGGCGCAGCGCAAACGGGCACTGGTAAAACAGCAGCCTTTGTATTGCCGATCATTCAAAAGATTCTGCGTCACGCAAGCAATAGCGCTTCACCAGCGCGTCATCCTATTCGTGCCCTAGTGCTCACTCCAACGCGTGAGCTGGCGGTGCAGGTAGCTGAAAACGCTGCGAGCTATTCAAAGCACACTGATCTGCGCGCTGCAGTGGTCTACGGCGGTGTGGATATGAAAGAACAAGTTGCGATACTGCGCAATGGTGTAGAGATCTTGATCGCCACTCCAGGTCGTTTGCTGGATCACATTGGTTCAAAGGTGGCTAATCTCTCGCAGGTAGAGATTTTGGTGCTGGATGAGGCCGACCGCATGCTGGATATGGGCTTCTTGCCTGATCTACAGCGCATCATCAATTTGATTCCAGTCCAAAGACAGACTTTATTGTTCTCTGCTACTTTCTCCCCAGAAATTAAAAAGCTGGCACAAAGCTATTTGCGCACGCCAGTGACAGTCGAGGTAGCACGCCAAAATGCTGCTGCAGATACCGTGAAGCAAGTAGTGCATATGGTTTCTGCTGCAGATAAGCAACGCGCGATTGTGAAGGTGTTAGAAGCACGCACGCGTGCAGGCTTATCCCGCCAATGCATCATCTTTACCAATAGTCGTTTAGGTTGCGCAAAGTTAGCGCGCGCCTTAGAGCGCGATGGCATTAAAGCGGGTGCGATACATGGTGACAAGAGTCAGGGTGAACGCACTTTAACTTTGGACGCATTTAAGTCGGGCGCGATTGAAGCTTTGGTAGCAACTGATGTAGCTGCACGTGGTTTAGATATTCCAGATATGCCTTGTGTAATTAATCACGAATTACCCTTCAACGCAGAAGACTTTATTCATCGTATTGGCCGAACTGGACGTGCCGGCAGCAAAGGTGATGCGATTGCTTTGGTCGATGCTAGTGAGAAACGTTTGCTCGACGATATTGAAAAGCTGATGAAGCGCAAGTTGGATGTGCAGCCTTTACCAGCAGGAGAGCCTTCGCATAGTCGCTCATCATCTCCAGGCACATCAACCAAAGTATCAGACCCGTTCTTCTACAAACCTTACGAGCCTTCAACGGCGCCTCTATCTTCTGCGGATACTGT
- a CDS encoding alanine--glyoxylate aminotransferase family protein, whose product MLKLDNHASGRHFLHIPGPSPVPPRVLRAISYQTIDHRGPEFGAFGLKVLEGIKKIFKTEQPVIIYSASGTGSWEGALVNVLNPGDKVLFYETGQFANLWRALAKRLGLDVEVVGKPGQDSWRWGVDASVIEERLRKDTGHEIKAVCVVHNETSTGVTSNIAAVRKAIDSLKHPALLLVDSVSGLGSADYEHDKWGADVTISGSQKGLMLPPGIGFNALSPRAIEASKRNTFPKSYWAWDEILESNKNGYWPTTPSTNLMYGLHEAMDMMMAEGLDTIFARHQCLAAACREAVKAWGLEIQCQDENCYSPVLTCIATPEGMDADVLRKHALEKFNLSLGTGLGKIKGKAFRIGHLGDCNELSLMAALSGVEMSLGSMGYKPKASGVVAAQEFLK is encoded by the coding sequence ATGTTGAAACTTGATAACCACGCATCAGGACGCCATTTTTTACATATTCCAGGCCCAAGCCCTGTTCCACCACGCGTACTGCGCGCAATAAGCTATCAAACCATTGACCACCGTGGCCCTGAGTTTGGTGCATTTGGCTTGAAGGTATTGGAAGGCATCAAAAAGATTTTTAAAACTGAGCAACCTGTGATTATTTATTCTGCCTCTGGAACGGGTTCTTGGGAGGGCGCATTAGTCAATGTTCTCAATCCTGGTGACAAAGTGCTGTTCTACGAAACAGGCCAGTTTGCGAACTTGTGGCGTGCACTTGCTAAACGCCTTGGCTTGGATGTAGAGGTGGTTGGCAAACCAGGGCAAGACTCTTGGCGTTGGGGTGTTGATGCCTCTGTGATTGAAGAGCGTTTACGCAAAGACACCGGCCATGAGATCAAGGCAGTGTGCGTTGTTCATAACGAAACTTCTACTGGTGTGACATCTAATATCGCCGCCGTGCGTAAAGCGATTGATTCCTTAAAGCATCCAGCCTTATTGCTCGTGGATAGTGTATCTGGCTTGGGTTCAGCGGATTATGAGCATGACAAGTGGGGCGCTGACGTCACCATTTCGGGTTCACAAAAAGGCTTGATGTTGCCGCCAGGAATTGGTTTTAATGCCTTATCTCCAAGAGCTATTGAGGCAAGCAAGCGCAACACATTTCCTAAATCATATTGGGCATGGGATGAAATTTTGGAGTCCAATAAAAACGGCTACTGGCCCACAACGCCAAGTACCAATTTAATGTATGGTTTGCATGAAGCGATGGACATGATGATGGCTGAAGGATTGGATACGATCTTCGCGCGCCATCAATGCTTGGCTGCGGCTTGTCGTGAGGCAGTGAAAGCTTGGGGTCTAGAAATTCAATGTCAAGATGAAAATTGCTATTCACCAGTGCTCACGTGTATTGCAACACCAGAAGGGATGGATGCCGATGTATTGCGCAAGCATGCATTAGAAAAATTCAATCTCTCACTGGGTACCGGCCTTGGAAAAATCAAAGGTAAGGCATTCCGCATCGGTCACTTAGGCGACTGTAATGAACTCAGCTTGATGGCTGCCCTCAGTGGGGTAGAGATGAGTCTGGGTTCTATGGGCTACAAACCGAAGGCCAGCGGCGTAGTGGCAGCCCAAGAGTTCCTTAAATAA
- a CDS encoding GntR family transcriptional regulator, which translates to MATIEPTNSQNLHEATFQSLRSLLVEGKIAPGSKLNERELAESLNVSRTPIREAIRRLAADGLVELITNRGAIAVQLTLEDVIHTFDVIADLEGFSGELAANNISDAALSELEALQYEMMASYARRDLSSYYKLNLRIHHLINQAANNPVLSRLFTQVNARIEALRFRSNQDGVKWEKAVEEHQEMLDALKARDPVRMRRIMIQHVQNKRDVVVQLLKSEAETKDVETAKP; encoded by the coding sequence ATGGCAACTATTGAACCGACTAATTCTCAGAATTTGCATGAGGCCACCTTCCAATCATTGAGATCGCTCTTGGTTGAAGGAAAAATTGCGCCTGGGAGCAAACTCAATGAACGTGAATTAGCTGAGAGCCTGAACGTTTCTCGCACCCCTATACGAGAGGCGATTCGTCGTTTGGCTGCGGACGGCTTAGTGGAACTTATTACCAATCGTGGTGCCATTGCAGTGCAACTCACTCTCGAGGATGTGATTCACACTTTTGATGTGATTGCCGATCTTGAAGGATTCTCTGGTGAGTTGGCTGCCAACAATATTAGCGATGCCGCCCTCTCTGAATTAGAAGCTCTTCAATATGAAATGATGGCTTCGTATGCGCGTCGTGATTTATCGAGCTACTACAAACTCAATTTACGCATTCATCATCTGATTAATCAAGCCGCAAATAATCCAGTCCTCTCCCGACTCTTTACGCAAGTCAATGCGCGTATCGAAGCATTACGCTTTCGCTCGAACCAAGACGGCGTCAAATGGGAAAAGGCTGTTGAAGAGCATCAAGAAATGCTTGATGCCCTCAAAGCTCGGGACCCAGTGCGTATGCGTAGGATCATGATTCAGCACGTACAGAACAAACGCGATGTTGTAGTGCAGTTACTCAAATCAGAAGCAGAAACAAAAGATGTGGAGACAGCCAAGCCATGA
- a CDS encoding FAD-binding and (Fe-S)-binding domain-containing protein — MNKPLDLKELMVNQAELAKRLRQETSGEVMIDSASRGRYATDASIYQAMPVAVFVPKTAQDIASAIQIAAELGVPVLPRGGGTSQCGQTTGAALVIDNTKYFRNVLDFNLDKAYVEVEPGIVLDHLNGSLKQHGLWYPVDVSTAGQATIGGMAGNNSCGSRSIAYGNMVHNVLGIDAWLANGQVAQFGNYANSSGVAKELGDFVKNLAHTLQPEIEAHFPKVLRRVAGYNLDIFNPQSELPYTQDGSVNLAHLLVGSEGTLAYYKSLKLKLAPLPQHKVLGIVNFASFYKAMDSAQHIVKLGPTAVELVDRTMIDLARSNPSFKKTIETALVDHAAKTPEAILLVEFSGEAHAPLLEKLKALQELMSDLDLPGSVVTMPNASLQKNLWEVRKAGLNIMMSLKGDGKPVSFIEDCAVPLESLADYTQALTDVFSKYGSRGTWYAHASVGTLHVRPILDMRRDGAQKMRAVAEEASALVRKYKGAYSGEHGDGLCRGEWISWQFGPKITEALAEIKHAFDPKGLFNPGKIVNPPKMDDSTLFRFPPSYKVIPLQPALDWSAWNVQNDPVTEETTAPGTGGDPAMGLAKAVEMCNNNGHCRKFDAEVMCPSYRVTRDEKHLTRGRANTLRLALSNQLDLKSGTSPESSPLASDAIKEVMELCVSCKACRRECPTGVDMAKMKIEFLSAYKKRVGYSLRDLAVAYLPKYASTISNIPFLPSLLNLRNHIAPIAKLQEWIMGISAQRSLPTWRAKTFWNQKAKDSYQYTPEQLASNTDGKGVVLLADTFNAYFEDENLQAALKVLKAGSYLVHIPKKSQSKSVSPTENTCSKEFCCGRTYLAAGMVDKAKATLGELVDHLAPYADKHIPIIGLEPSCLFTLKDEALVMGFGERAVSVSKNAQLLEEFLASEAKAGKLNLNLKAADKSVLFHGHCHQKSFAAVTPALELLKLIPNAEPKLIESSCCGMAGSFGYEAEHIEVSKQMAEASLLPSIRKSPDSWVVADGTSCRHQITDGAQREAVHIARILAAHLQ; from the coding sequence ATGAATAAGCCTCTAGACCTCAAAGAACTCATGGTCAATCAGGCTGAGCTGGCCAAGCGCTTACGCCAAGAGACTTCAGGCGAAGTAATGATCGATAGCGCGAGTCGTGGGCGCTATGCAACAGATGCCTCCATCTATCAAGCAATGCCAGTTGCTGTGTTTGTACCAAAAACTGCGCAAGATATTGCCAGTGCGATTCAGATTGCCGCGGAACTTGGTGTGCCAGTATTACCTCGTGGTGGTGGCACCAGCCAATGCGGTCAAACTACTGGCGCAGCACTTGTTATTGATAACACCAAATATTTCAGAAACGTTTTAGATTTCAATTTGGACAAAGCTTATGTTGAAGTTGAGCCCGGCATTGTTCTCGACCACCTCAATGGCTCATTAAAGCAACACGGCCTTTGGTATCCAGTCGATGTCTCCACAGCTGGGCAAGCTACGATTGGCGGTATGGCAGGCAACAACTCCTGCGGTAGTCGCTCTATTGCTTACGGCAATATGGTGCACAACGTATTAGGCATTGATGCTTGGTTAGCAAATGGTCAAGTAGCGCAGTTTGGTAATTATGCTAACAGCTCTGGTGTCGCTAAAGAGCTGGGTGATTTTGTTAAAAACCTAGCCCATACCCTCCAACCAGAAATCGAAGCCCATTTTCCGAAAGTATTAAGACGGGTTGCGGGATATAACCTCGACATCTTCAACCCCCAAAGTGAATTGCCTTACACCCAAGATGGCAGCGTCAATCTGGCTCACTTATTGGTGGGTAGCGAAGGTACTTTGGCGTATTACAAGTCACTCAAACTCAAGCTCGCGCCCTTGCCGCAACACAAAGTACTCGGAATTGTGAACTTCGCTAGCTTTTATAAAGCAATGGATAGTGCCCAGCATATTGTGAAGCTCGGTCCAACAGCGGTAGAGCTGGTAGATCGCACCATGATTGATTTAGCACGCAGTAATCCCAGCTTCAAGAAAACTATTGAGACAGCCTTAGTAGATCATGCTGCTAAAACACCTGAAGCGATTTTATTGGTGGAGTTTTCTGGTGAAGCACATGCACCACTCTTAGAAAAGCTCAAGGCTCTGCAAGAACTCATGAGTGATCTGGACTTACCAGGTTCTGTAGTAACTATGCCTAACGCATCTCTACAAAAGAATCTATGGGAAGTACGTAAAGCCGGTTTGAACATCATGATGAGTCTCAAAGGCGATGGCAAGCCGGTGAGCTTTATCGAAGACTGTGCTGTACCACTCGAGAGTTTGGCGGATTACACCCAAGCGCTCACCGATGTATTTTCTAAATATGGTTCACGCGGCACTTGGTATGCCCATGCCTCCGTAGGAACTTTGCATGTGCGCCCTATCTTGGACATGCGTAGAGATGGCGCCCAGAAGATGCGTGCCGTTGCCGAAGAGGCTTCTGCCCTGGTACGAAAATACAAAGGCGCTTATAGCGGTGAGCATGGTGATGGCTTATGTCGTGGTGAGTGGATCTCTTGGCAGTTTGGTCCGAAGATCACTGAAGCCCTTGCGGAGATTAAGCATGCATTTGATCCAAAAGGATTGTTTAATCCAGGCAAGATCGTTAATCCACCAAAGATGGATGACTCCACCCTATTTAGGTTTCCGCCAAGCTATAAAGTCATTCCATTACAACCAGCGCTGGATTGGTCCGCCTGGAATGTGCAGAACGATCCCGTTACGGAAGAAACCACTGCGCCTGGCACAGGCGGTGACCCGGCAATGGGCTTGGCTAAAGCAGTCGAGATGTGCAATAACAATGGTCACTGCCGCAAGTTTGATGCTGAAGTGATGTGCCCTAGTTATCGCGTGACTCGTGATGAGAAACATCTCACACGCGGCAGAGCAAATACATTACGTTTAGCGCTTTCTAATCAGCTCGATCTAAAGAGTGGAACCTCTCCCGAATCTTCACCGTTAGCAAGTGATGCCATCAAAGAGGTGATGGAGCTTTGCGTAAGCTGCAAGGCGTGCCGTCGCGAGTGCCCTACTGGTGTTGATATGGCTAAGATGAAGATCGAGTTCCTTTCTGCATATAAGAAGCGTGTAGGTTACTCACTCAGAGATCTGGCAGTGGCTTATCTGCCTAAATATGCCAGCACGATTAGCAATATTCCATTTTTGCCAAGTCTTCTCAATCTACGTAATCACATTGCGCCGATTGCTAAGCTTCAGGAGTGGATTATGGGCATCTCAGCGCAACGAAGTTTGCCAACCTGGAGAGCAAAAACATTCTGGAACCAGAAAGCGAAAGATTCATACCAATACACCCCAGAACAATTGGCGAGTAATACAGACGGCAAGGGTGTTGTACTGTTGGCAGATACCTTTAACGCTTACTTTGAAGATGAGAATCTCCAAGCCGCTTTAAAGGTACTCAAGGCTGGGAGCTATCTTGTGCATATTCCTAAAAAGAGTCAAAGCAAATCAGTGAGCCCCACAGAAAATACTTGCTCTAAAGAGTTTTGCTGCGGCAGGACCTATCTTGCAGCAGGCATGGTCGATAAAGCCAAAGCCACCCTTGGTGAATTAGTTGACCATCTTGCGCCTTATGCAGATAAACACATTCCGATTATTGGCCTAGAGCCTTCTTGCTTATTCACGCTAAAAGATGAAGCCTTAGTCATGGGTTTTGGTGAGCGTGCAGTCAGCGTTTCCAAGAATGCGCAACTTCTAGAAGAGTTCTTAGCGAGCGAAGCTAAAGCCGGAAAGCTCAACTTGAATCTCAAAGCGGCGGATAAGTCAGTGCTATTTCACGGTCACTGCCATCAGAAGTCATTTGCTGCAGTAACCCCTGCACTGGAGTTGCTCAAACTCATTCCAAATGCAGAGCCCAAATTGATTGAATCATCATGCTGCGGTATGGCGGGTAGTTTTGGTTACGAAGCTGAGCATATTGAAGTATCTAAGCAAATGGCTGAAGCAAGTCTATTGCCAAGCATTCGCAAGTCACCAGATAGTTGGGTTGTAGCTGATGGCACAAGCTGTCGCCATCAAATTACTGATGGGGCTCAAAGAGAAGCTGTTCACATTGCCAGAATTTTGGCAGCGCACTTACAATAA